From Lewinellaceae bacterium:
TGCCATGCAGCTGGCGGAATACGATTATTACGACATCCAGAATATCCTCGAGCACCGCATCAACGATAAGATCGAGATCCTGGTCTACACCGATCAGACTGATGTCAAGCAAAGCAATCTTGGTGAATCCGAGGCGTTCAACAGTCAAACCGGACGGACCACGGTCGCGGGCAATAAGATATTCGTCTATTTTGATGGAGACCATCTTGATTTGCGCAAACAGATTCGTCAGGGCATTGCTCAGGTTTATCTGGATGCCATCCTGTTTGGCAGCAACCTCCAGGAAATGGTACAGAATACGGTTTCCCTGAAAGTGCCGGCGTGGTATAAAGAAGGGCTGATCTCATTTATCGGCGATGAATGGAACGAGACCATCGACTCCCGGCTGAGGGAACTTTTCCTGAAAACGAAAAAAAAGAAATTTGACCAGATGGCTGCGCGCTATCCGGTCGAAATGGGTCATGCCTTCTGGTATTATGTATCGAAGGTGTATGGAAAATCTTCCCTGGCCAACATCCTTTACCTGACCAGGATCCATAAGACACCGAAAAAGGCTTTCCTTTTTATCCTGGGAATCCCATTTAAGCAGGTAGCTACCGATTGCTATGCATTTTATAAGGACCGGTATCAGCATGAGATCAATGGGTTTGAACCTTTGCCGCTGGATGCTACCGTCAAGACGAAGCTGAAAAAATACCAGAAGTACAGCAGGGTCAAATGGAGTCCGGATGGTGCTTATCTTGCCTACGTCACCAATGATATCGGCAAGACCAGGGTTTGGCTCTATAACCGTGCCACTCAAAAGCAAACCGTACTCATGACGACCGGTTCCCGTAATAACATACAGGAGACCGACTTTAATTATCCGGTCATCTGCTGGGAGCATACCGGCCACGGACTGATGGTTATCTATGAAGCCCGGGATGTCATCAAGCTTTCGCATTTTGATCTTGATCGTTCCGAACGGACGGATGATCTGTTATCTCCGGATCTCATGCGGGTCTATGATGCAGCATTTTGGGATAAAGGCCATCTGGTTATTGCAGCCACCAAATCTGGATACAGCGATCTCTACATGTATAATTTGCGCTACCGCCGGGCCGAACCCATCCTGGAGGACAAATTCGATGATCTGGAAGTAACGGTTCAGTATACGGGAGACCGTCAAAGAGTATTATGGGCGTCCAACCGTGGTATTCCCGGAGATACGATCAATCCCGACTCCATTTTGCCCATCCGTCACATGGACTTGTATGCCATGACCCTGCAGGATGATTACAAACCTCAAACCATTGAACGGCTTACCTTCACGCCAAATGCCGAAGAGAGACAGCCTATCCCCGACGACGAAGGCAATATCTATTATTTAACCAATGAAACGGGGGTAATCAACCGGAAACTGATGCGGCCCGATAAATCCAGCTATTTTCTGACGAATTACAGCCACAATATCCTGTTGCACGATGCGGTGGGTACTAACCTGATCGAAGTCATTGATCAGGATATGAAGCCTGGATTTTATCTCATGCGGGAGCAGTCCGATCCGGTTAAGCCGGCCTTTACGACTTACTTCAGCCAGCGGTTTCCCGACAACATCCGCCAGGGCCAGGAAACATTCATACCGGATGAGCCGGAGCATTACGACACCCTCCAGATCGGTCGTGATGATAAACCCTATTATTTCCAATCGGAGTTTGCCGATCCACCGAAAAATGTGTTTGAAAAACTGGACCTGAACGAGCCCAAACTGGAAGCTCCTGCAGAGCAGGTTCAGGATGAGATTCCCGGATACGGAGACATCGTTCAGTTTCATTACAGCAGGATGGTGGCTTCCCGGATCAAATTCCGGGTCAACCGGCTGACTTCCAATCTGGATAATGAATTGTTGTTTAACGGACTTAACACCTACGCCGGTACTTCTACGCGCGGCTTTGAGTACCCTCCGGTTGGCTTCCTCTTAAAAGCTAATATTAAAGACCTCTTTGAGGATTATGTGGTCGAGGGGGGAGCGCGCTTTCCTACTTCTTTCGACGGGTCTGAATACTTCCTCATTTTCGACAATAAAAAAAGAAGGATCGATAAGCGATATGCCTTTTACCGCAAGTCGAAATACGATGATGTTCCTTTGCCGACAGGATTTTCAAACCGGAATCACCTCACCACGGTCATTGGACTGTCACAATGGTCCTACCCCTTTGATGTTTATCAGAGCCTCAGGGCTACCGCGACGATCCGGCTTGACAAAACTTCTTTGCTGGCATCCGACCGTGCTTCCCTGGAGACACCGGATCAGACCGCCCAGCGGGTAGGACTGCGACTGGAATATGTATTCGACAATGCTCTGGATATTGACCTCAATCTGCGCAATGGATCCCTCTTTAAGGTTTACGGAGAGATGGTTAAGAAAATGGATATTGCCGTTTTTAATCCATGGTCCTTTAATTTCAATAAAGGATTTATGACCATTCTGGGTTTTGAGGGCCGCCATTATCAACGCCTTGACCGGCAATCCATCTTTGCCTCCCGTTTGGTCGGAGCAACCTCGTTTGGGTCGGAGCAGATCCTCTATTTTATGGGTGGTGTGGATAATTGGCTGTTTGCCCAGTACGATGAAAATGTTCCCATTCCTCCTTCCGGTAAATTTGCCTACAATGGCCTGGCTGCCCATATGCGCGGCTTCAAGCAAAATATCCGCAATGGAACTTCTTATCTGCTTTACAATGGTGAGTTACGGGTGCCGGTATTCAAATACCTGATCCCGGAATATTCCAGTTCTGGCTTTTTCCGCAATTTCCAGTTAACGGCCTTCACAGATATCGGTACCGCATGGCATGGTAAGAGTCCATTTGACGCAGACAACCCGCTGAACGTCCTTACGGTGTCCAATCCACTGGTAACCATCAATGTGAATTACGATCGTTTTCCGATCATCATGGGTTATGGCGCCGGGGTCCGCCTTTATTTATTGGGATATCTGATCCGTGCCGATTATGCCTGGGGTATCGAAAACGGGGTGGTGAACCGGCCCCGGTTGTACCTGAGCTTTGGGGCTGATTTTTAGATCTACTCGGTTACCATCTTTTCCGCATTATAGGCGATCTGTAGCGCTTCGATGATTTCGGTGATGTCCCCATTCATGATCGCATCCAGGTTGTACAGCGTCAGATTGATGCGGTGATCGGTGACCCGGTTTTGCGGATAATTGTAGGTGCGGATCTTGTCGGAGCGGTCTCCGGACCCGACCAGGGACCTGCGCTGGCTGGCGACTTTGTTTTCATGTTCCTGGACCTGGGCATCGCGTATCTTGGCATACAGGCGCTGTAGAGCGATCTCGCGGTTCTGGATTTGGGACCTACCATCCGTACTTTCAGACACAATGCCGGTAGGCAAGTGTGTAAATCGAACACCCGATTCGGTCTTATTGACATGCTGCCCGCCGGCGCCGCTCGAGCGGAAGGTATCTACTTTGAGGTCTTCCTTACGGATATTGATGTCCTCCATCTCCAGTTTGGGCATCACGACCACGGTAGCTGCTGAAGTATGGATACGGCCTTGTGATTCTGTTTTTGGCACCCGTTGCACCCGGTGGGCTCCGGATTCAAATTTAAGTTTGCCAAACACATCAGAGCCCGAGATCTCAAGGACGATCTTGCTGTAACCGCCGACCGTACCTTCACTCAGTGAGACGGTTTCAACCGCCCAGCCTTGTTCTTCAAAATACCGGGAATACATCCGGTAGAGGTCACCGGCAAAGATCGAAGCTTCGTCGCCGCCAGTGCCGGCACGGATCTCGAAGATGACATCTTTCTCATCTTCCGGATCCTTGGGGATGAGCATGATCTTCAGTGCTTCCTCCAGGCTTTCCTGTTCTCCTTCCAGCGTTTCGATCTCTTCCCGGGCCATCGCAATGAGATCGGGGTCGCGCTCTGTGCGGATGATTTCCCGGGCTGAACGGATATGGTCCAGTACGGTACGGTATTCATCCGATTTGCTGACGATGTCAGTGAGTTCCTTGTATTCTTTATGGATTTTGGAATAGCGCTTATTGTCGGCAATCACTTCCGGATCCGAAAGTTGCTCTTCCAACCGCATATAGCGATCCTTGATGGCCTCCAATTTTTCGATCATTGCCCGCGTGCTAATTGGCGGCAAAGGTAAGGAAAGTAAAATGAAGCTATAAGACCCGGATTTTATTTTTAATGTTCTGGATGAGGTGGGGAGACACATGTGTCCGCTGTATGTTATTGCGGATCAGATCCCGGAAATTTTTCTCACTGGCATAAAGCCGGGAGCAGTCGGGATCATCGTGAACTTGATTCAGGAAAGCTTGTTCGTCTTCTTTGGGCAGGGCATTATCAAGGTACATGTTCATTTTCTCATGAAACTCCTGAAAAGCATCAAGATTATTCATATCGGTTGAAATTTAGCAGTCCAATAAATGGCTATTAGGTATGTCCCTGGGAAAAAGAAGATGGAAGGTGCTAAAATAGTTAATGATCGGAGATCGCCAAATTTATTTCTTGGCAGATTTATTTTTTGAACGTTTGTCCCTAAATCCCAATCCTTCGGCATACTCCTTCAACTTGTCTTTTAACAAATTCCTGGCGCGGAACAGCCGAGACCTCACGGTGCCGATCGGCACATCGATGATCTTGGCGATTTCCTCGTATGTAAAACCTTCTACATCACACAGCAGGATCACGGTGCGAAAATCCAGTGGCAGAGAATTGATGGCACTCGTGACTTCATCACCCATCATGCTGTTAAACAATTCCTCCCTGAGGTCGGTGTACTTACCCACCTTGTCGGAATCGCTGTCATGGTAACTGATGATCTCCTCAAAGTCGACCTGTGTCGGCTTCTTGGTCTTACGCCGGTACTCGTTGATGTAGGCGTTTTTCAGGATTTTAAACAACCACGCTTTGGCATTAGTTCCTTCATCGTACTTATCGATAAAGCGGTAGGCTTTCATGTACGTTTCCTGGACCAGATCGCTGGCGTCGTCTTCGTTGTAAGTCAAGTGATAGGCAAAGGTGTGCAGGGCATCGATATGAGGAAGAAACTCATTTTCGAAGATTCGCACATACTTTTCTTTGTCGTGTACCTGGCTCAATCTAATTGGTTTATATGTTTTGGACTGCATCATATCTAATAGACGCAATCCGGGTACAAAGTGACTCTTATGACTTTGTTAAAGTTTTAAAACGCGTTTCTATACAAAAATAGTAAAACCTGACAGGAAACAAGACTACTCTGCCGCTCCGGCAGGAATGATTTCATCATCAGCAACCATAAAGATGCGGTCCCCTCTGCGCGGACGTATGACACCGGTTCCGGTGAAGGCTCCGAAGGCCGGGAGGATGGCCTGTGTTTCTCCAAAATAAAAACAGGGGACCCGCAATCCCTGGTAAGCCTGACCCCGCAGGCGCACTGCGGGATGGATATGACCACAGACTGGATACCAGTCTTCCGGCACCTCTTCCAGGGGATGGTGGCTGAACAGGAATGGTGCCCACTCGAGGTATGGCTCATGCAAAAGCAGACCCAGATCCTGATAATGCTTGTCATCCAGAATGTCGTGATTGCCCATGATCAAATGAAATCGTGTCCCGGGAAAAGTCCGGAGGAAACGGCCCAGGATGTCCCATTCGATGTTGTACTGGCTGTGAAAGAGATCTCCCAGGAACAACACATCGCGGGGATGGTACCGGTCCAGTAATTCATATAGATGCTCCCAGTTGGCGTCGGTCACGGCTTCCGGTACCGCAATGCCGGCCCGGTTGAAGTGGGATGCTTTCCCCAGGTGCAAATCAGCAATCCACAGGGCTCTTCGCCGCTGCCAGTAGACACTTTTATAAGGGTGTAACTCCAGTTCTTCTCCAGCTACCCGGATGTTCATAACCTGATTTCCACTGCTCAAAGTTGTAAAAAGCAATCCAATTCAGGAGGACATTGCATCTCATTTTATCTATCCTGATTGATGTGACCCGGGTACCGCGACCAGTGGTCCGTTTAAATCTGTATTTTAGTTGGATCAATTACAAATCGCACCGAGTATGTCGCTTCATCCGCTTACCTCGCAATGGTGGGGGCCTCCCAAAAGATTTGATGTTCAGGAAAAGGACCGCCGGGTAAGCTGGCTGGAGCTTTTTTACGATCTGGTCTATGTGATTGCCATAGCCAGGATCACCCATCATCTGGCTCATCATGTCACCCTGGGGAGTTTCCTGGAATACACGGGATTATTTGCGCTGATTTTTTGGGGATGGCTGAACGGCAGTTTGTATCACGACATCCATGGCAATGAAGGTTTGCGGACCCGGCTGATGACACTGTGGCAGATGATGATCCTGGCAGCCCTGGCAATCATGCTGGACCGGCCGGCGACGACGAATTTCACCGGAATCACGATTGTCCTGATGATCATGCAATTGTACCTCACCTACCTATGGTGGAGTGTCGGGTTTTACGATCAATCGCACCGGCGATACAACCGTCCGTATACGGTCCTGTATCTGGTTGCCCTGGCATTGATGGGCGTCAGTCTGTTTCTCCCGGAGCAGGCATTGAGATGGATTGTCCCGCTGGCCATTCTATGTAATTATCTGCCACCGTTTATCTCTTCCCGGTTGTTGGGGCGATCTTCCATGGACCTGGATATGTCTTCCAGCATGTTTGAGCGACTGGGACTCTTTACCATCATTGTTTTTGGAGAGCTGGTACTGGGCGTCGTCAACGGCATCAGCGCCATCCAAGAGTTGGATGCTAGTGCCTGGATCAATTTTGCGTTGGCCATCTCCATCGTCTTTACCCTGTGGTGGATTTTCTTCACCCTGGTTTCGCGCCGGGAACCCAAGAAAGGTTTTGTGAAAGCCTCATTGCTGGAGTTACTTTACGTTCCGGCTTTGATCGCACTCGGCTTATTGGCAGTAAGCTTTACCTCGCTTTTTGAGGGACACGAAGACTTTGCGTCCATGCGATTTGTATTTCAGATAGCCATTGCGGTCTTCCTGATCAGTATAAGCCTGATGAACGGGTTGCTGGAGTTTCCGGATAATTTGCTGAAGATTAAGCGTCCTATGCAGCGGTCACTCCTGGTGGTTGCGGCCCTGTTTCTGGTGACGGCACCGCTTCAGCTGCACGTGAAGTCCATGTATTACCTGATCGGGGTGGTCGTTTTGTTGTTGCTGGAGATCCTTTATCTGAATTCGCGGTATTATCGCGCTATCCGGGTATCGGATGGGGAGAAGCGTGGTTGAAAACTTGATAATTGCAAGCCGGAGTGGCCAAATGAAAGCCTGCAGAGATTTTTTAAAGGGTTGTTGGAAGAATAGCGGGGAGAATGTATATTTGCATCCGCTTTTTAGTGAAGCATAAGGGGCGATTAGCTCAGCTGGTTTAGAGCACCTGCCTTACAAGCAGGGGGTCCTTGGTTCGAATCCATGATCGCCCACTTTGATTTTCAAGGAGTTATGAGAATTTTCTCATAGCTCCTTTTAAGTTTTGCAAACTATTTGCAAACAAATACCACTTTCTATCCAGCCATATAACTTTCAAACCAAGCATTAGGAACTTTCCGAGTCGAGCAAATCCATGATTGTGATATCGATAACTCAACTCTCTTGACAATATTCGAGATGGAATTTGCTGATACAAATCATCTTTTAAAAACTCATTCTTGTATCAATCCTGGAGAGAAGAG
This genomic window contains:
- the prfA gene encoding peptide chain release factor 1; translation: MIEKLEAIKDRYMRLEEQLSDPEVIADNKRYSKIHKEYKELTDIVSKSDEYRTVLDHIRSAREIIRTERDPDLIAMAREEIETLEGEQESLEEALKIMLIPKDPEDEKDVIFEIRAGTGGDEASIFAGDLYRMYSRYFEEQGWAVETVSLSEGTVGGYSKIVLEISGSDVFGKLKFESGAHRVQRVPKTESQGRIHTSAATVVVMPKLEMEDINIRKEDLKVDTFRSSGAGGQHVNKTESGVRFTHLPTGIVSESTDGRSQIQNREIALQRLYAKIRDAQVQEHENKVASQRRSLVGSGDRSDKIRTYNYPQNRVTDHRINLTLYNLDAIMNGDITEIIEALQIAYNAEKMVTE
- a CDS encoding sigma-70 family RNA polymerase sigma factor; the encoded protein is MQSKTYKPIRLSQVHDKEKYVRIFENEFLPHIDALHTFAYHLTYNEDDASDLVQETYMKAYRFIDKYDEGTNAKAWLFKILKNAYINEYRRKTKKPTQVDFEEIISYHDSDSDKVGKYTDLREELFNSMMGDEVTSAINSLPLDFRTVILLCDVEGFTYEEIAKIIDVPIGTVRSRLFRARNLLKDKLKEYAEGLGFRDKRSKNKSAKK
- the pdeM gene encoding ligase-associated DNA damage response endonuclease PdeM — translated: MNIRVAGEELELHPYKSVYWQRRRALWIADLHLGKASHFNRAGIAVPEAVTDANWEHLYELLDRYHPRDVLFLGDLFHSQYNIEWDILGRFLRTFPGTRFHLIMGNHDILDDKHYQDLGLLLHEPYLEWAPFLFSHHPLEEVPEDWYPVCGHIHPAVRLRGQAYQGLRVPCFYFGETQAILPAFGAFTGTGVIRPRRGDRIFMVADDEIIPAGAAE
- a CDS encoding low temperature requirement protein A, translating into MSLHPLTSQWWGPPKRFDVQEKDRRVSWLELFYDLVYVIAIARITHHLAHHVTLGSFLEYTGLFALIFWGWLNGSLYHDIHGNEGLRTRLMTLWQMMILAALAIMLDRPATTNFTGITIVLMIMQLYLTYLWWSVGFYDQSHRRYNRPYTVLYLVALALMGVSLFLPEQALRWIVPLAILCNYLPPFISSRLLGRSSMDLDMSSSMFERLGLFTIIVFGELVLGVVNGISAIQELDASAWINFALAISIVFTLWWIFFTLVSRREPKKGFVKASLLELLYVPALIALGLLAVSFTSLFEGHEDFASMRFVFQIAIAVFLISISLMNGLLEFPDNLLKIKRPMQRSLLVVAALFLVTAPLQLHVKSMYYLIGVVVLLLLEILYLNSRYYRAIRVSDGEKRG